In one Myotis daubentonii chromosome 1, mMyoDau2.1, whole genome shotgun sequence genomic region, the following are encoded:
- the MOAP1 gene encoding modulator of apoptosis 1, which yields MTLRLLEDWCRGMDMSPRKALLIAGIPQTCHVAEIEEALRAGLAPLGEHRLLGRMFRRDENRTVALVGLTEETSFALVPKEIPGKGGSWRVIFKPPDPDNEFLSRLTAFLEGEGMTLAELTRALGYGNDPFDLDQNMIPEVRAPMLAQALDEALQPALQYVNYKKLRVFSGGDPPGPEEETFESWLFHTTQMMKTWQVSDAEKRRRLLESLRSPAYDVIRVLKISNPLITVPECLKALEQVFGVIDNPRELQVRYLRTYQKEGEKLSAYVLRLEPLLQKLVERGAVEREVVNQARVDQILAGAGDKTLRRRLPLPEDGSAPGLFELLELIKDEEATEAEEEEALLQAELLEGHFT from the coding sequence ATGACGCTGAGGCTCTTGGAGGACTGGTGCAGGGGGATGGACATGAGCCCTAGGAAAGCGCTGTTGATTGCCGGCATCCCCCAGACCTGCCATGTGGCCGAGATCGAGGAGGCGCTGCGCGCTGGGCTGGCTCCCTTGGGCGAGCACCGCCTGCTCGGGAGGATGTTCCGGAGGGACGAGAACAGGACCGTAGCCTTAGTCGGGCTCACGGAGGAGACGAGCTTTGCCCTGGTCCCCAAGGAGATCCCTGGGAAGGGGGGTAGCTGGAGGGTGATCTTTAAGCCCCCTGACCCAGACAACGAATTTTTAAGCAGATTAACGGCCTTCTTAGAAGGAGAGGGCATGACCTTGGCTGAGCTGACCAGAGCTTTGGGGTATGGAAACGACCCCTTTGACCTAGACCAGAACATGATCCCAGAAGTGCGGGCCCCCATGCTGGCCCAGGCGTTAGACGAGGCCCTTCAGCCTGCCCTGCAGTACGTGAACTACAAAAAGCTGAGGGTGTTCTCGGGTGGCGATCCTCCAGGGCCCGAAGAAGAAACCTTTGAATCCTGGCTGTTCCATACCACCCAGATGATGAAGACCTGGCAGGTGTCGGATGCCGAGAAGAGAAGGCGGTTGCTAGAGAGCCTTAGAAGCCCAGCCTATGATGTCATCCGTGTCCTCAAGATAAGCAACCCTTTAATTACGGTCCCCGAATGCCTGAAGGCTCTTGAGCAGGTTTTTGGGGTTATTGATAATCCTAGGGAGTTGCAGGTCCGATACCTGAGGACTTaccagaaggagggagaaaagttGTCTGCTTACGTACTCAGGTTGGAGCCTCTGTTACAGAAACTGGTGGAGAGAGGAGCAGTGGAGAGAGAAGTTGTGAATCAGGCCCGCGTAGACCAGATCCTTGCCGGAGCTGGGGACAAAACACTGCGCCGGCGGCTGCCTCTGCCCGAGGATGGCTCAGCCCCTGGCTTGTTCGAGCTACTGGAGCTGATAAAGGATGAAGAGGCAacggaggcagaggaggaggaggcccttCTCCAGGCAGAATTATTAGAGGGACATTTCACCTGA
- the LOC132230259 gene encoding four and a half LIM domains protein 1-like: MAEQFNCHYCKASLHGKKYVEKDDHHCCLDCYDEHCANTCVECHLTIGAEAKEVHYKEGFWHDTCFRCSQCQHPLAAESFVAKENKVLCKQCHLLESAHKCKGCSQPIMPGDQNVEYKGTVWHQDCFTCSNCKQVIGTGSFFPKGEEYYCMACYENKFAKHCMKCKKAITSGGITYQDQPWHADCFVCVTCSKKLAGQRFTAVEDQYYCVDCYKNYVAKKCAGCKNPITGFGKGSSVVTYEGQSWHDYCFHCKKCALNLASKRFVFHQEQVYCPDCAKKL; encoded by the coding sequence ATGGCTGAGCAGTTTAACTGCCACTACTGCAAGGCCTCCCTGCACGGGAAGAAGTACGTGGAGAAGGACGACCACCACTGCTGCCTGGACTGCTATGACGAGCACTGCGCCAACACCTGCGTGGAATGCCACCTGACCATCGGTGCAGAAGCCAAGGAGGTCCACTATAAGGAAGGCTTCTGGCACGACACCTGCTTCCGCTGTTCCCAGTGCCAGCACCCCTTAGCCGCCGAGAGCTTTGTGGCCAAAGAGAACAAGGTCCTGTGCAAACAGTGCCACCTGCTTGAGAGCGCCCACAAGTGCAAGGGCTGCTCACAGCCCATTATGCCAGGAGATCAGAACGTAGAGTACAAGGGGACCGTGTGGCACCAAGACTGCTTCACCTGCAGCAACTGCAAGCAAGTCATCGGGACGGGTAGCTTCTTCCCTAAAGGGGAGGAATACTACTGCATGGCCTGTTATGAGAACAAGTTTGCCAAGCACTGCATGAAGTGCAAGAAGGCCATCACATCCGGAGGAATCACTTACCAGGACCAGCCCTGGCATGCCGACTGCTTTGTGTGTGTCACCTGCTCGAAGAAGCTGGCCGGGCAGCGTTTCACTGCTGTGGAGGACCAGTACTACTGCGTGGATTGCTACAAGAACTATGTGGCTAAGAAGTGTGCTGGATGCAAGAACCCCATCACTGGGTTTGGCAAAGGCTCCAGCGTGGTGACCTATGAAGGACAGTCCTGGCACGACTACTGCTTCCACTGCAAAAAGTGCGCCCTGAATCTGGCCAGCAAGCGCTTTGTCTTCCATCAGGAGCAGGTGTATTGCCCTGACTGTGCCAAAAAGCTGTAA
- the LYSET gene encoding lysosomal enzyme trafficking factor isoform X2 produces the protein MMNFRQRMGWIGVGLYLLASAAAFYYVFEINETYNRLALEHIQQHPEEPLEGTTWTHSLKARLLSLPFWLWTVIFLIPYLQMFLFLYSCTRADPKTVGYCIIPICLAVICNRHQAFVKASNQISRLQLIDT, from the coding sequence ATGATGAATTTTCGCCAGCGGATGGGATGGATTGGAGTGGGCTTGTATCTGTTAGCAAGCGCAGCAGCGTTTTACTATGTGTTTGAAATCAATGAGACGTACAACAGACTGGCCTTGGAACACATCCAGCAGCACCCCGAGGAGCCGCTTGAAGGAACCACGTGGACACACTCCTTGAAGGCTCGGTTACTCTCCCTGCCGTTCTGGTTGTGGACGGTGATTTTCCTGATACCTTACCTGCAGATGTTTTTGTTCCTATATTCTTGTACCAGAGCTGACCCCAAAACGGTGGGCTACTGCATTATCCCGATATGCTTGGCAGTTATTTGCAATCGCCACCAGGCATTTGTCAAGGCTTCTAATCAGATCAGCAGACTGCAGCTGATTGACACATAG
- the GON7 gene encoding EKC/KEOPS complex subunit GON7 translates to MEILGEYVGLEGQPHQLRVSCEAPDDADPLQGLLSGVARMRELVAELLDPQVQREAQDRAAAAPEEALDGDNEDDAEDENNIDNRANSDGPSAKRPKTSF, encoded by the exons atggagaTTTTGGGCGAGTACGTTGGGCTGGAAGGGCAGCCGCACCAGCTGCGGGTGTCCTGTGAGGCGCCCGACGACGCTGACCCTCTCCAGGGCCTATTGTCGGGCGTGGCCCGGATGAGGGAGCTGGTGGCCGAGCTCTTGGACCCCCAGGTGCAGCGGGAAGCGCAGGACCGAGCGGCGGCGGCTCCAGAAGAGGCCTTGGACG gtgataATGAAGATGATGCAGAAGATGAAAATAACATTGATAACAGAGCTAACTCAGATGGACCATCTGCAAAACGGCCAAAAACATCATTTTAA
- the LYSET gene encoding lysosomal enzyme trafficking factor isoform X1, which yields MPKPPEYSELSDSLTLAVGTARFSGPLHRAWRMMNFRQRMGWIGVGLYLLASAAAFYYVFEINETYNRLALEHIQQHPEEPLEGTTWTHSLKARLLSLPFWLWTVIFLIPYLQMFLFLYSCTRADPKTVGYCIIPICLAVICNRHQAFVKASNQISRLQLIDT from the exons ATGCCAAAGCCACCCGAGTATTCAGAGCTGAGTGACTCTCTAACGCTTGCCGTGGGAACAGCACGATTCTCGGGACCCTT gCACAGAGCATGGAGAATGATGAATTTTCGCCAGCGGATGGGATGGATTGGAGTGGGCTTGTATCTGTTAGCAAGCGCAGCAGCGTTTTACTATGTGTTTGAAATCAATGAGACGTACAACAGACTGGCCTTGGAACACATCCAGCAGCACCCCGAGGAGCCGCTTGAAGGAACCACGTGGACACACTCCTTGAAGGCTCGGTTACTCTCCCTGCCGTTCTGGTTGTGGACGGTGATTTTCCTGATACCTTACCTGCAGATGTTTTTGTTCCTATATTCTTGTACCAGAGCTGACCCCAAAACGGTGGGCTACTGCATTATCCCGATATGCTTGGCAGTTATTTGCAATCGCCACCAGGCATTTGTCAAGGCTTCTAATCAGATCAGCAGACTGCAGCTGATTGACACATAG